The following coding sequences lie in one Fimbriimonadaceae bacterium genomic window:
- a CDS encoding pirin family protein: MSIRPVERVSSAVPTLEGAGVRLRRAFGFHDPGMFDPFLLLDDFRNDVPEDYLAGFPWHPHRGIETITYVLAGTVEHADSLGNRGAIEAGDVQWMTAGRGIVHQEMPQGDAQGRMHGFQLWANLPSSQKMTAPRYQEVKAPEIPVVKDDDGTEVRVVTGEFWGRRGPVEGIAADPVYLDVFVPAGRRKVLPMDTRLQAFAYVFAGSGAFADASEPQDMPTDVPGGDGTPVENRSLVLFSSGDEVVVEAGDEGVRFLLVSGQPLREPVAWRGPIVMNTQEELQKAFSDLRDGTFLDG; encoded by the coding sequence CAGGCCAGTCGAACGAGTCTCGTCGGCCGTCCCGACCCTTGAGGGCGCAGGTGTCCGCTTGCGTCGCGCCTTCGGATTTCATGACCCGGGCATGTTCGACCCGTTCCTCCTGCTCGACGACTTTCGTAACGACGTCCCCGAGGACTACCTTGCCGGATTCCCTTGGCACCCTCACCGCGGGATCGAGACCATCACCTACGTTTTGGCCGGCACCGTCGAACATGCCGACAGCCTGGGCAACCGCGGGGCCATCGAGGCCGGTGACGTCCAGTGGATGACGGCGGGCCGGGGCATAGTCCACCAAGAGATGCCCCAGGGCGACGCCCAAGGGCGCATGCACGGCTTTCAGTTGTGGGCCAACCTGCCGTCATCGCAGAAAATGACCGCACCACGGTACCAGGAGGTCAAGGCCCCGGAGATCCCGGTGGTCAAGGACGACGACGGCACCGAGGTGCGCGTCGTGACGGGTGAGTTCTGGGGGCGTCGGGGCCCGGTCGAAGGGATCGCCGCCGACCCGGTCTACCTCGATGTCTTTGTGCCCGCCGGGCGTCGAAAGGTGTTGCCGATGGACACGAGACTCCAGGCCTTCGCCTACGTTTTCGCCGGATCGGGTGCGTTCGCCGACGCCTCCGAGCCCCAGGACATGCCGACCGACGTCCCCGGCGGGGACGGGACACCGGTGGAGAACCGGTCGCTGGTGTTGTTCTCCAGCGGCGACGAGGTCGTGGTCGAGGCTGGCGACGAAGGGGTCCGGTTCCTGCTCGTCAGCGGACAGCCCTTGCGTGAACCAGTCGCCTGGCGCGGGCCGATCGTGATGAACACCCAAGAGGAACTTCAGAAGGCGTTCAGCGACTTGCGCGACGGCACGTTTCTCGACGGCTGA